TATTCCACGGCTGGTTCTTCTTGAAATATTTTTGATAAGGTTTTTTAGAACATTCATACAATTTTTCAATCAGATAATCTCTCATAGGTTAGTTTTAAAAAGTTCTTTGAATTTCAAAGTAAATAGGTAAATAAAAAAGCTAGAAAGAATATCGACTAGCTTTTTATATTTTTAATAAGTGTCTACGACAGTTTTCAATAAATTAGAATCAGCAATGTCAGAAGGAGCAACGACTTTTTCCTCTAGTGGTATGTCGTTACCATAACGTTCTTTTAGTATTTTTTGAACTCTAGGATCTTGCAAATTGAAATCTTTCAATTCTCTAAGTAGAGACAATTCAATTCCTGCAGCATTTTTATAAATTTTCCAGATTAATTCAGAGCAATATATCCTGTTATCAGTCCATTCAAAATACGCGTCATATTCTTTACCATCAAATTGCTGGCTGTAGTCTTTCATTTTTTGTAAAACTTCTGGTTTTAAAACACTATCGTCTTTTAGTCGTTTAACGACATATTTATGATCTTTTCCATGTTGAGTCCAATCTTCTAACGGAGTAAGCTTTACAGGTTGAACAGCTTCAAAAACAAACCATTTTCCGTTAATATCATAAATGATTCCGCAATGAGAAAACTTCGAATTTGTCGCAATACGAACTGCTTCACACTGTTTAGATTCTGATGTCTGAAAAATAAGATCTCCGTCTTTAAACTTGCTAACAGCTGTTTTTTCTGTTTTGGATGTTCCAGTAAACGGATTATTAGGAAAAACTTTTATAGCCACGAATAAGGCACAGCCAAAGCTTAAGAAAAAAGTAATAATTGGAAATAGGTATTTTTTGTTTTTCATAAAGTAAAATTTAAAGTACTTTGAAGTACAAAGTAATTAATAAAAAAAATAGCTGCCAAATAAAATGACAGCTATTTTCTAAATATATTTTACGAAATGTTAGAGTCTAAAAATACCTCCAACAGCAATAATGCGTTGAAAATAAGTAAAGTGCTGAGAAGCTTTATCTTCATTACTCGTGGTTGTTCTAATGTCTTGCATATTGATATAACCACCTTTTAGCTCTCCCTGAATATAGAAATGCTTGAAGAAAGTAACGTTTAAACCAGCTTTTGCAGAAACACCATAACCAGAAACGTGAAAATCATCGTGACGTTCTTTACCTAAAAGGGTAGTATTGGTTTTAGGATATAAAACGCCAGCGCCAATACCTTCGGTTAAGTTAATCTGAACTTTATCAATATTGGGTAATCCAAACCATTTTGAAACATCATCGAATCTTGCAACTTCCGTATTAATGTAGTTTAAACCATCTGTATGTTCGTACATTAAAAAAGCTGGGCCATTTACATTTATTTCGCCATTGCCATAACCACCTTCTTTAGCTCCTCCCTGAGACATGTCGACAGGAGTATTGTTGTAATTACCATTGTAAATTGATGCTGGATCATCTGCAGGCAAATTGATGTTTCCGGTAACATTTGCAATTTGATTCTGTGACATTACATATTTCATGTGGTCAACACCAATTGTAACACTATAATGATCACTAAAAAAGTAACCCAATCTCAAATTGGTTTGAGGAATAGTCATGTTAACGGGATTGATGTAATCCACATGCCAACCTTTTGGTTTGTCATGAGCTTGCATATTCTCAACTGTAAAATTGTAATCTTTACCTCTAAAGTTTACATCAGATTTTGAGTAGCTTTCTCGGTTACCACCCCACATAACAAAGAATTTTCCTTTGTTATGGGCAGCATATTTTTGTACCGGTATTTCTTCTTGAGCAAATGTGTTTAAAGAAACACAAGCCAATAAGAAAAATAAAATTTTTGTTTTCAAAGAACTTAAGTATTATAATTTAAAATGCGTTAACTGTTTTTCTAATAGCTACTAATTTGTTCATTAAACCTTCAAAATAATCTAAATGAAGCATATTAGCACCATCGCTTTTTGCGTTAGCAGGATCAAAATGTGTTTCGATAAAAATACCGTCAACACCAACTGCGATACCGGCTTTTGCCACTGTTTCAATCATGTCAGGTCTTCCGCCTGTAACACCAGCAGTCTGATTTGGCTGTTGTAAAGAATGCGTTACATCTAGAACTGTAGAAGCATATTGCTGCATAGTAGGAATACCTCTAAAATCAACAATCATGTCTTGGTAGCCAAACATAGTACCACGATCTGTAACCATAACATTCTCATTATTACAGTCTAATACTTTTTGAACAGCATGTTTCATGCTCTCTGGACTCATAAATTGTCCTTTTTTCAAGTTAACTACTTTTCCTGTATTTGCAGCAGCAACCACAAGATCGGTCTGGCGAACTAGGAAAGCAGGAATCTGCAGTACATCTACGTATTGCGCAGCCATGTCAGCATCTTCGTTTGTATGAATATCTGTTACAGTTGGAACATGAAAAGTTTCTGAAACTTTTCTTAAAATTTTTAAAGCTTTTTCGTCACCGATGCCAGAAAAACTGTCAATTCTAGAGCGGTTTGCTTTTTTAAAAGATCCTTTAAAAACGTAAGGGATCTGAAGTTTGTCGGTAATACCAACTAATTTTTCAGCAATTCGCAACGCCATTTCTTCTCCTTCGATAGCACAAGGCCCTGCCAATAAAAAGAAATTCCCGCTGTCAGTATGCTTAATTTGTGGAATATGTTGTAAGTTCATAAAATTATTTTTTTGCACTGCAAAGGTAGTTATGATTTATGAATAGCAGATGAAGAATTAAGATTATTTTAAGAACTCGAATAGCTGACTAGGAGCTAAGTAGAATTAACGAATTGCTAAAATTTCTCTAAAACGATTAAATGCTTTTTCCGAGGCAATATTAAAGCATGAGAAGAAACTAATAAATGACATTTATCATGTTATAAAGGTTTGCAGTTTAATGCTGTCTTTTTATTAAGAATAAGATTTATGTCATATTTCTTTTACTCTCCATCTTTTAATTAAAAATTGAATTACAATGATCAAAATCAGAACAAAAAGTAAAAAGAAACAAGCTACCGCCATTCCTACAAGTGGCATACCACATCTCATAGGATTTGGATATTGTTCATATTGTTTAGAAAAATTATAATCAGCAATATTAAAAGCCACAAAAGAAAGTATAATTTGCAGTATAAAATTGATCCAAGAAACTCGGTTGAATTTCAACGAGGAAGGTTTATAGATAGAAAATGTTCCCAAGATTAATTGTGATACTACGGGTAAAATAATAAGCAATAGCGGTAATACATTAAGCATAATCTTAATTCTTAATATGAGCTTATTCTATTTCAACCTCAATCCCATCGGAACCATTAAAATTCCCTTTTCATAAATATTCAAATATAGTTTTACAGGCTTTTTCTGCCCTTCCCATTTCAATTCATAAACATTCAAAAATCCAGCGCCCATATTGCTTCTTTTGGTTGGAAACGGACAACAGGTTTCTAATCTAGTATAAGTAATTTTTTCGCCATTTGGACCAGCCAAAGCATTTAAGAAACGGGTTTCGTTTAAAGTCTCACTATTTGTATTTTGAAAAAATATATTAACTGGATAATCAGGATCATAACCATACTTTTTGTCTTTGGCAAATTGCGTTATAGCAAAGGTATTGTCCTTCTTCAAAATCAAATCTGGCGCATTATCATCAACATTTTTTAAAGTCGATTTTGTGCTTACGCAAGAAGAAGCAAAGATTACTAAAACAATTAAAAGAGTTATTTTTTTCATGATTGAGGTTGTTGGAAAAGTTAAACGGTTTGCTGTTCTTTTTTTGGATTTAATTTTAAAATACCAACTACAATCAGATATTGTGCCAGAAGATAAGTTAGCATAATAAAAAAGGAGCTTTTAGGAATTGGAGCATAAAACTTATTTACAGCAAGAATGCTATCAGAAATAATAAAGAAAACAGCACCTAAAAACACGAGCTGATTTCCTGGTTTTTCCCATACTAAAAATCCGTTAAAAGCAAATAAAAGCATAATTGAAATTACTGAAGCGTAAATAGAAACAGGAATTTCAAGATCTCCCAAATGAGGCATTAATACATAAACCATCCCAATT
The Flavobacterium humidisoli DNA segment above includes these coding regions:
- a CDS encoding YiiX family permuted papain-like enzyme → MKNKKYLFPIITFFLSFGCALFVAIKVFPNNPFTGTSKTEKTAVSKFKDGDLIFQTSESKQCEAVRIATNSKFSHCGIIYDINGKWFVFEAVQPVKLTPLEDWTQHGKDHKYVVKRLKDDSVLKPEVLQKMKDYSQQFDGKEYDAYFEWTDNRIYCSELIWKIYKNAAGIELSLLRELKDFNLQDPRVQKILKERYGNDIPLEEKVVAPSDIADSNLLKTVVDTY
- the kdsA gene encoding 3-deoxy-8-phosphooctulonate synthase, yielding MNLQHIPQIKHTDSGNFFLLAGPCAIEGEEMALRIAEKLVGITDKLQIPYVFKGSFKKANRSRIDSFSGIGDEKALKILRKVSETFHVPTVTDIHTNEDADMAAQYVDVLQIPAFLVRQTDLVVAAANTGKVVNLKKGQFMSPESMKHAVQKVLDCNNENVMVTDRGTMFGYQDMIVDFRGIPTMQQYASTVLDVTHSLQQPNQTAGVTGGRPDMIETVAKAGIAVGVDGIFIETHFDPANAKSDGANMLHLDYFEGLMNKLVAIRKTVNAF
- a CDS encoding 2-dehydro-3-deoxyphosphooctonate aldolase gives rise to the protein MKKITLLIVLVIFASSCVSTKSTLKNVDDNAPDLILKKDNTFAITQFAKDKKYGYDPDYPVNIFFQNTNSETLNETRFLNALAGPNGEKITYTRLETCCPFPTKRSNMGAGFLNVYELKWEGQKKPVKLYLNIYEKGILMVPMGLRLK